The Streptomyces sp. RKAG293 genome includes a region encoding these proteins:
- a CDS encoding MaoC family dehydratase, whose protein sequence is MSQARIFASLDDLRAAVGEQFGPTGWLEIDQKRIDLFAEATGDHQWIHVDPEKAAQGPFGTTIAHGYLTLSLIPSLTPGLFRVEGVKMGVNYGVNKVRFPAPVPVGSRLRATAQIAEVTEVGGGVQLVTKVTIEREGGDKPVCVAETVARFYL, encoded by the coding sequence ATGTCGCAGGCCAGGATCTTCGCTTCGCTGGACGATCTCCGGGCGGCGGTCGGCGAGCAGTTCGGTCCGACCGGCTGGCTGGAGATCGACCAGAAGCGGATCGACCTGTTCGCGGAGGCCACCGGCGACCACCAGTGGATCCACGTCGACCCGGAGAAGGCCGCGCAGGGCCCGTTCGGCACCACCATCGCGCACGGCTATCTGACGCTGTCGCTGATCCCGTCGCTCACCCCCGGCCTCTTCCGGGTCGAGGGCGTGAAGATGGGCGTCAACTATGGCGTCAACAAGGTCCGCTTCCCGGCGCCCGTCCCGGTCGGCTCCCGGCTGCGGGCGACCGCGCAGATCGCGGAGGTCACCGAGGTCGGCGGCGGCGTCCAGCTCGTCACCAAGGTGACGATCGAGCGCGAGGGCGGCGACAAGCCGGTGTGCGTCGCGGAGACCGTGGCCCGCTTCTACCTGTGA
- a CDS encoding TetR/AcrR family transcriptional regulator, whose translation MARPRKPLLNRELIVAAALTLVDAEGLQALSTRRLAAVLGVSGPSLYNHFKVKDDILDAVADTVVSQVDLSMFQGGPDWRTALLEWGRSYRAALTAHPNIVPFLAQGPGRRPAGLRMADAVFGGMVDAGWPPAHATRIGALMRYFVAGSALGSFARGFVDDAGAYDPADYPHLGSAHLLAEHQQQVDEGAFETGLRALVDGLSIQYDDGGYDAPHV comes from the coding sequence ATGGCCCGCCCTCGCAAGCCCCTCCTGAACCGCGAACTCATCGTCGCCGCGGCGCTCACACTCGTGGACGCGGAAGGTCTGCAGGCGCTCTCGACCCGGCGGCTCGCCGCCGTACTCGGGGTCAGCGGGCCGTCGCTCTACAACCACTTCAAAGTCAAGGACGACATCCTCGACGCGGTGGCCGACACGGTCGTCTCCCAGGTCGACCTGTCGATGTTCCAGGGCGGCCCCGACTGGCGGACGGCGCTCCTGGAATGGGGCCGCTCCTACCGCGCGGCACTGACCGCGCACCCCAACATCGTGCCGTTCCTCGCCCAGGGCCCCGGCCGCCGGCCGGCCGGCCTCCGCATGGCCGATGCCGTCTTCGGCGGCATGGTCGACGCCGGCTGGCCCCCCGCACACGCGACCCGGATCGGCGCGCTGATGCGCTACTTCGTGGCCGGCTCGGCCCTCGGCTCCTTCGCCCGCGGCTTCGTCGACGACGCGGGCGCGTACGACCCCGCCGACTACCCGCACCTGGGCAGCGCGCATCTGCTGGCGGAGCATCAGCAGCAGGTCGACGAGGGAGCGTTCGAGACGGGGCTGCGGGCCCTGGTCGACGGGCTCTCCATCCAGTACGACGACGGCGGTTACGATGCCCCGCATGTCTGA
- a CDS encoding Zn-dependent alcohol dehydrogenase, with translation MVRAAVLPAVSQPLIVTEIEIPAPGPGQVRVRLAAAGVCHSDLSLSNGTLRQPVPAVLGHEGAGTVIEVGEGVTAVAPGDRVVLNWAPSCGTCHFCALDEPWLCANAGAAATVPYAKLSADGSELYPGLGTAVFAEETVVPENAILPLPDGIPLTDAALLGCAVLTGYGAVHHAARVRAGESVAVFGVGGVGLSVLQSARIAGAGAVIAVDVSAAKEELARAAGATEFVLASTDSSSASDTAKRIRKLTGGYGADVAIECVGRADTIRTAWSSTRRGGRTTVVGIGGQDQQVTFTALELFYFGRTLSGCVYGNSDPARDLPVLAEHIRAGRLDLGAMVTERIGLDGIPAAFEAMTAGRGGRALVVFD, from the coding sequence GTGGTCCGCGCCGCCGTCCTTCCCGCCGTCAGCCAGCCCCTGATCGTCACCGAGATCGAGATCCCGGCACCGGGCCCCGGCCAGGTCCGGGTCCGCCTCGCCGCCGCGGGCGTCTGCCACTCCGACCTGTCGCTGTCCAACGGGACGCTGCGCCAGCCCGTCCCGGCCGTCCTCGGGCACGAGGGCGCCGGGACCGTCATCGAGGTCGGTGAGGGGGTCACGGCGGTCGCGCCGGGCGACCGCGTCGTCCTCAACTGGGCGCCCTCCTGCGGGACCTGCCACTTCTGCGCCCTGGACGAGCCGTGGCTCTGCGCCAACGCCGGCGCCGCCGCCACCGTCCCGTACGCGAAGCTCTCCGCCGATGGGAGCGAGCTGTACCCCGGCCTCGGCACCGCCGTCTTCGCCGAGGAGACGGTCGTCCCCGAGAACGCGATCCTGCCGCTGCCGGACGGCATCCCGCTCACCGACGCCGCCCTGCTCGGCTGCGCGGTCCTCACCGGCTACGGCGCCGTGCACCACGCCGCCCGGGTCCGCGCCGGGGAGTCGGTCGCGGTCTTCGGGGTCGGGGGCGTCGGGCTGTCCGTGCTGCAGTCGGCCCGTATCGCGGGCGCGGGGGCGGTGATCGCGGTCGATGTCTCGGCCGCGAAGGAGGAGCTGGCGCGGGCGGCGGGCGCCACGGAGTTCGTGCTGGCCTCCACCGACTCCTCCAGCGCTTCTGACACCGCGAAGCGGATCCGCAAGCTGACCGGTGGGTACGGCGCGGACGTCGCCATCGAGTGCGTCGGCCGCGCCGACACCATCCGTACGGCCTGGTCGTCCACCCGGCGTGGCGGCCGGACGACGGTCGTCGGCATCGGCGGCCAGGACCAGCAGGTCACGTTCACCGCGCTGGAACTGTTCTACTTCGGCCGCACGCTGTCCGGCTGCGTGTACGGGAACAGCGACCCGGCCAGGGACCTGCCGGTGCTGGCGGAACACATCCGGGCGGGGCGGCTGGACCTGGGCGCGATGGTGACGGAACGGATCGGGCTGGACGGGATCCCGGCGGCGTTCGAGGCTATGACGGCTGGGCGGGGTGGCCGGGCGCTGGTCGTTTTTGACTGA
- a CDS encoding DUF402 domain-containing protein, with protein MSDDVRVEYRKYDGSLHWNMAMHRLGEDEHGVWLGLPADSVMRKGHGPEVPCPEAQVLLFPRQGWWTAAFNAAPRSTEIYCDITTPPEWRSASLVTMVDLDLDVIRKRGEPTPLLVDEDEFAEHQVRYGYPADVIDQAAAAAQWLMRQVGDGAEPFTTVYRGWLAQVE; from the coding sequence ATGTCTGATGACGTGCGGGTGGAGTACCGGAAGTACGACGGATCGTTGCACTGGAACATGGCCATGCACCGGCTGGGCGAGGACGAGCACGGCGTCTGGCTCGGACTGCCCGCCGACAGCGTGATGCGCAAGGGCCACGGCCCGGAGGTCCCCTGCCCGGAGGCGCAGGTGCTCCTCTTCCCCCGGCAGGGGTGGTGGACGGCGGCCTTCAACGCGGCGCCCCGCTCCACCGAGATCTACTGCGACATCACCACCCCACCCGAGTGGCGGTCCGCGTCCCTGGTCACCATGGTCGACCTCGACCTGGACGTGATCCGCAAGCGCGGCGAGCCGACACCGCTACTGGTGGACGAGGACGAGTTCGCCGAACACCAGGTCCGCTACGGATACCCGGCCGACGTCATCGACCAGGCCGCCGCAGCGGCGCAGTGGCTCATGCGGCAAGTAGGCGACGGCGCCGAGCCGTTCACCACGGTCTACCGCGGGTGGCTCGCCCAGGTCGAGTAG
- a CDS encoding TetR/AcrR family transcriptional regulator — MDVEAGTTDAWSDVTPDAARRLVIAAVEAFAERGYHATTTRDIAGRAGMSPAALYIHYKTKEELLYQISRVGHLRSVGLLEEAANGPGAPGERLAVAVRAFVSWHAERHTTARVVQYELGALAEDHYTEIVALRRKSERAVRSIIEDGVRTGEFDVPDVAGTALAILSLCIDVARWFNPDGRRTPDDVGVLYADLVGRMVGPRQPVP; from the coding sequence ATGGATGTGGAGGCAGGAACGACCGACGCGTGGAGCGACGTCACCCCCGATGCGGCCCGTCGGCTGGTGATCGCCGCGGTCGAGGCGTTCGCCGAGCGCGGGTATCACGCGACGACGACCCGGGACATCGCCGGGCGCGCCGGAATGAGCCCCGCGGCGCTCTACATCCACTACAAGACCAAGGAAGAGCTGCTCTACCAGATCAGCCGGGTCGGCCATCTGCGCTCCGTCGGGCTGCTCGAAGAGGCCGCCAACGGTCCCGGCGCGCCGGGCGAGCGGCTCGCCGTCGCCGTGCGGGCCTTCGTCAGCTGGCACGCGGAGCGGCACACCACCGCGCGCGTCGTGCAGTACGAGCTGGGGGCTCTCGCCGAGGACCACTACACCGAGATCGTCGCGCTGCGCCGCAAGTCGGAGCGCGCGGTCCGCTCGATCATCGAGGACGGTGTACGGACCGGCGAGTTCGACGTGCCGGACGTCGCCGGCACGGCGCTCGCCATCCTGTCGCTGTGCATCGACGTCGCCCGCTGGTTCAACCCCGACGGACGCCGTACGCCCGACGACGTCGGCGTGCTCTACGCCGACCTCGTCGGGCGCATGGTCGGCCCGCGACAGCCCGTGCCGTAG
- a CDS encoding TetR/AcrR family transcriptional regulator: protein MTGQGLRRTPVQQRSTERLSRILDACAQLLDEAGYESLSTRAVAVRAGVPIGSVYRFFSNKRAMADALAQRNLDQYLDHVTARLAEPAATPLSLEVAVEVVVDEYIAMKGATPGFELVDFGIPGESEPNRHVADRLLELLAGRLGLDPADAYARLTFVISVEAADALLQLAFRTDAAGDPAVIAETKRMLRAYLAR, encoded by the coding sequence GTGACCGGCCAAGGGCTCCGCCGAACCCCGGTGCAGCAGCGCAGCACCGAACGCCTCAGCCGCATCCTCGACGCCTGCGCCCAGCTGCTGGACGAGGCCGGGTACGAGAGCCTCAGCACGCGCGCGGTCGCCGTCCGCGCCGGCGTCCCCATCGGCTCCGTCTACCGCTTCTTCTCCAACAAGCGCGCGATGGCCGACGCCCTGGCGCAGCGCAATCTCGACCAGTACCTGGACCACGTCACGGCCCGCCTCGCGGAACCGGCGGCGACGCCGCTGTCGCTCGAGGTCGCCGTCGAGGTGGTCGTGGACGAGTACATCGCGATGAAGGGCGCCACCCCCGGCTTCGAGCTCGTCGACTTCGGCATCCCCGGCGAATCCGAGCCCAACCGCCACGTCGCCGACCGGCTGCTGGAACTGCTCGCCGGGCGGCTGGGCCTCGACCCGGCGGACGCGTACGCCCGGCTCACCTTCGTGATCAGCGTGGAGGCCGCCGACGCCCTGCTCCAGCTGGCCTTCCGTACCGATGCGGCGGGGGACCCGGCCGTGATCGCCGAGACGAAGCGGATGCTGCGCGCCTATCTCGCGCGGTAG
- a CDS encoding amidase — translation MAQLHDLTAVEQAEQVRSGSVSPVELTEHYLDRIERLNETVGAYITVTPEIARKQAADAASEAVAARREGRELPALHGVPVPVKDLNFVAGVRCTLGSRAYADHIPDIDDHVVTKLREAGTILLGKTNTPEFGLPCYTENQLAPPARTPWDLELSAGGSSGGAAAAVAAGLAPIAQGSDGGGSIRIPSSVCGLFGIKPSRGRISGGPVQHDVSGLSTSGPIARSVADAATLLDILAGPMPGVPYAAPSLPLGASFASYAGAEPGRLRVVALPTPPVPGVELHPDCRAAYDAAAELLRGLGHQVDEMELPVDEGIRDAFGKAWAVMSTVYPVAPEHEELLMPLTRHLREQGGRVSGSQFAASLYAFRALGQLIADALLSSYDVILTPTLAQPPAPVGGLRNDADPEAEFAGLAAFTPFTPLYNATGQPAVSVPLHWTPAGLPIGVMFGGRYGDEATLIALSAQLEAARPWAHRRPSMW, via the coding sequence ATGGCGCAGCTGCACGATCTGACCGCGGTGGAGCAGGCGGAACAGGTGCGGAGCGGATCCGTTTCGCCGGTCGAGCTGACCGAGCACTATCTCGACCGCATCGAGCGGCTGAACGAGACCGTGGGGGCGTACATCACCGTCACCCCCGAGATCGCCCGCAAGCAGGCGGCCGACGCGGCGAGCGAGGCGGTGGCCGCGCGCCGCGAGGGGCGGGAACTGCCGGCGCTGCACGGGGTTCCGGTGCCGGTGAAGGACCTCAACTTCGTGGCGGGGGTGCGCTGCACGCTCGGCTCGCGGGCGTACGCCGACCACATCCCCGACATCGACGACCATGTGGTGACGAAGCTCCGCGAGGCGGGGACGATCCTGCTCGGCAAGACCAACACCCCCGAGTTCGGGCTGCCCTGTTACACCGAGAACCAGCTCGCGCCGCCCGCCCGCACCCCCTGGGACCTGGAGCTGTCCGCCGGCGGTTCCAGCGGGGGCGCCGCCGCGGCGGTCGCGGCCGGGCTGGCGCCGATCGCGCAGGGCAGTGACGGCGGCGGCTCGATCCGCATCCCCTCGTCGGTCTGCGGGCTGTTCGGCATCAAGCCGAGCCGGGGGCGGATCAGCGGCGGTCCCGTGCAGCACGATGTGAGCGGGCTGAGCACGTCGGGGCCGATCGCCCGGAGCGTCGCGGACGCCGCCACGCTGCTCGACATCCTGGCGGGCCCGATGCCGGGCGTCCCGTACGCCGCGCCCTCGCTGCCGCTGGGCGCGAGCTTCGCCTCGTACGCCGGGGCCGAGCCCGGGCGACTGCGGGTGGTGGCGCTGCCGACCCCGCCGGTGCCCGGCGTCGAACTGCATCCGGACTGCCGGGCGGCGTACGACGCGGCGGCGGAGCTGCTGCGCGGCCTCGGCCACCAGGTGGACGAGATGGAACTGCCGGTGGACGAAGGCATCCGCGACGCCTTCGGCAAGGCGTGGGCCGTGATGTCGACCGTCTACCCGGTCGCCCCGGAGCACGAGGAGCTGCTGATGCCGCTCACCCGGCATCTGCGCGAGCAGGGCGGCCGGGTGTCGGGATCCCAGTTCGCGGCGTCGCTGTACGCGTTCCGCGCGCTGGGACAGCTGATCGCGGACGCGCTGCTGTCCTCGTACGACGTCATCCTGACCCCGACGCTGGCCCAGCCGCCCGCCCCGGTGGGCGGGCTGCGCAACGACGCCGACCCGGAGGCGGAGTTCGCCGGCCTGGCGGCCTTCACGCCGTTCACCCCGCTCTACAACGCCACCGGCCAGCCGGCGGTGAGCGTGCCACTGCACTGGACGCCGGCCGGTCTGCCGATCGGCGTGATGTTCGGCGGCCGGTACGGGGACGAGGCCACCCTCATCGCGCTGTCGGCGCAGCTGGAGGCGGCCCGGCCGTGGGCGCACCGGCGGCCCTCGATGTGGTGA
- a CDS encoding aldehyde dehydrogenase family protein: MKAHDGMYIDGAWRPAAGHESIEVVNPADEQVIGSVPAGTPQDVDAAVRAARAALPAWAATAPAVRAALIGALRDRLAARREEIAGTISAELGAPLGFAAAVHTDLPIAVAGSYAQLAASYAFEEKVGNSTVLQEPVGVVGAITPWNYPLHQIVAKVAPALAAGCTIVLKPAEDTPLTAQLFAEAVDEAGIPAGVFNLVTGLGPVAGQALAAHDGVDLVSFTGSTAVGRQIGATAGGAVKRVALELGGKSANVILPSADLAKAVNVGLGNVFANSGQTCSAWTRMLVDADRYDEAVQIATAAAAKYVPGDRLGPVVNAKQRDRVRGYIRRGIEEGARVVAGGPDAPEGFRNGYYIRPTVFADVTPDMTIAQEEIFGPVVAILKYQDEDDALRIANGTVYGLAGAVWAAEESEAVAFARRMDTGQVDINGGRFNPLAPFGGYKQSGVGRELGAHGLAEYLQTKSLQF, encoded by the coding sequence GTGAAGGCTCACGACGGCATGTACATCGACGGGGCCTGGCGCCCCGCCGCCGGGCACGAGTCGATCGAGGTGGTCAATCCGGCGGACGAGCAGGTCATCGGATCCGTGCCGGCCGGCACCCCGCAGGACGTCGACGCCGCCGTGCGGGCCGCGCGCGCCGCGCTCCCCGCGTGGGCCGCGACCGCCCCCGCCGTCCGCGCCGCTCTCATCGGCGCACTGCGCGACCGGCTGGCCGCCCGCCGCGAGGAGATCGCCGGGACGATCAGCGCCGAACTCGGCGCTCCGCTCGGCTTCGCCGCCGCCGTCCACACCGACCTCCCGATCGCCGTCGCGGGTTCGTACGCGCAACTCGCCGCGTCGTACGCCTTCGAGGAGAAGGTCGGCAACTCCACCGTGCTGCAGGAGCCGGTGGGCGTCGTCGGCGCCATCACGCCCTGGAACTACCCGCTGCACCAGATCGTCGCCAAGGTCGCCCCCGCGCTGGCCGCCGGCTGCACGATCGTCCTCAAGCCCGCCGAGGACACCCCGCTCACCGCGCAGCTCTTCGCCGAGGCCGTCGACGAGGCGGGCATCCCGGCCGGGGTGTTCAACCTCGTCACCGGCCTGGGCCCGGTAGCCGGCCAGGCGCTGGCCGCCCACGACGGCGTGGACCTCGTCTCGTTCACCGGTTCCACCGCCGTCGGCAGGCAGATCGGCGCCACCGCGGGCGGCGCCGTGAAGCGCGTCGCCCTCGAACTCGGCGGCAAGTCCGCCAACGTCATCCTGCCGAGCGCCGACCTCGCCAAGGCGGTCAACGTGGGGCTCGGCAACGTCTTCGCCAACTCCGGCCAGACCTGCAGCGCCTGGACGCGCATGCTCGTCGACGCCGACCGCTATGACGAGGCCGTGCAGATCGCCACGGCCGCCGCCGCCAAGTACGTGCCGGGGGACCGGCTCGGGCCGGTCGTCAACGCCAAGCAGCGCGACCGGGTCCGCGGCTACATCCGGCGCGGCATCGAGGAGGGCGCCAGGGTCGTCGCGGGCGGCCCCGACGCCCCCGAGGGGTTCAGGAACGGCTACTACATCCGGCCGACCGTCTTCGCCGACGTCACCCCGGACATGACCATCGCCCAGGAGGAGATCTTCGGCCCGGTCGTCGCGATCCTGAAGTACCAGGACGAGGACGACGCCCTGCGCATCGCCAACGGCACCGTCTACGGTCTCGCGGGCGCGGTCTGGGCGGCCGAGGAGTCCGAAGCCGTGGCCTTCGCCCGCCGGATGGACACCGGTCAGGTCGACATCAACGGCGGCCGGTTCAACCCGCTGGCGCCGTTCGGCGGGTACAAGCAGTCGGGTGTCGGGCGGGAACTGGGCGCCCATGGGCTGGCGGAGTATCTGCAGACGAAGTCGCTGCAGTTCTGA
- a CDS encoding acyl-CoA dehydrogenase family protein → MDLALSQEQTAVRQLARDFTEREITPHVVAWDRAESVDRGIVKKLGALGFLGLTIDEEYGGSGGDHLAYCLVTEELGRGDSAVRGIVSVSLGLVAKSIAYWGSEEQKRAWLPRLTSGEAVGCFGLTEPGTGSDAANLTTRAVRDGDSYVITGSKMFITNGTWADVVLLFARTGDPVDKPGHKGVSAFLVPTDTPGLTRTEIHGKLGLRGQATAELVLDGVRVPASAMIAPEGKGFSVAMSALAKGRMSVAAGCVGIAQACLDAAVAYAGEREQFGKPIAHHQLVQELISDIAVDVDAARLLTWRVADHIDRGLPFATESSVAKLYASEAAVRAANNALQVFGGYGYIDEYPAGKLLRDARVMTLYEGTSQIHKLLIGRALTGVSAF, encoded by the coding sequence GTGGACCTTGCGCTCTCGCAGGAGCAGACCGCCGTCCGGCAGCTCGCCAGGGACTTCACCGAGCGCGAGATCACGCCGCATGTGGTGGCGTGGGACCGTGCCGAGAGTGTGGACCGGGGCATCGTCAAGAAGCTCGGCGCGCTCGGCTTCCTCGGGCTCACCATCGACGAGGAGTACGGCGGCTCGGGCGGCGACCATCTCGCGTACTGCCTCGTCACCGAGGAGCTGGGGCGTGGCGACTCGGCCGTGCGCGGCATCGTCTCGGTGTCGCTGGGGCTGGTCGCCAAGTCGATCGCGTACTGGGGGAGCGAGGAGCAGAAGCGCGCGTGGCTGCCGCGGCTCACCTCCGGTGAGGCGGTCGGCTGCTTCGGGCTGACCGAGCCCGGTACCGGTTCGGACGCGGCGAACCTGACGACGCGGGCGGTGCGCGACGGCGACTCGTACGTCATCACCGGCTCGAAGATGTTCATCACCAACGGCACCTGGGCCGATGTCGTGCTGCTCTTCGCGCGCACCGGCGACCCCGTGGACAAGCCGGGCCACAAGGGCGTCAGCGCCTTCCTGGTGCCGACCGACACCCCGGGGCTGACCCGCACGGAGATCCACGGCAAGCTCGGGCTGCGCGGCCAGGCCACCGCCGAGCTGGTGCTCGACGGTGTCCGCGTACCGGCCTCCGCCATGATCGCGCCCGAGGGCAAGGGTTTCTCGGTGGCGATGTCCGCCCTGGCCAAGGGCCGGATGTCGGTCGCGGCGGGCTGTGTCGGCATCGCCCAGGCGTGCCTGGACGCGGCCGTGGCGTACGCGGGGGAGCGCGAGCAGTTCGGCAAGCCGATCGCCCACCACCAGCTGGTGCAGGAGCTGATATCCGACATCGCGGTGGACGTGGACGCCGCCCGGCTGCTCACCTGGCGGGTCGCCGACCACATCGACCGCGGGCTGCCCTTCGCGACCGAGTCCTCGGTGGCGAAGCTCTACGCGAGCGAGGCCGCGGTGCGCGCCGCCAACAACGCGCTGCAGGTGTTCGGCGGGTACGGGTACATCGACGAGTACCCGGCGGGGAAGCTGCTGCGGGACGCACGCGTCATGACGTTGTACGAGGGCACCAGTCAGATCCACAAGCTGCTCATCGGGCGCGCCCTGACCGGGGTCTCCGCGTTCTGA
- a CDS encoding molybdopterin-dependent oxidoreductase codes for MTRTALRICPLCEATCGLTLTFDDDTVTSARGDRDDVFSAGFICPKGATFGALDADPDRLSRPLVRRDGRLVETGWAEAFAAVAAGLGAVTAAHGPDAVGVVLGNPNVHTVAGGLYPAQLVGALRSRNIFSASTLDQMPKHVACGYLFGDPNAIPVPDLDRTDHLLIIGANPLVSNGSLATAADFPGKLKALRRRGGRITVIDPKRTRTAEAADRHVSLRPGTDAALLFAVVQVLFAEGLTDLGALADQVTGVEEVRALAAAFTPEAVEGVCEVPAAEIRALARELAAAPSAAVYGRLGSTAVEFGTLCSWLVDVLNVLTGNLDRPGGAMFPLSPTARAPRPAAPGKGFTVGRWHSRVSGHPEVKSELPSAALAEEIDTPGEGRVRAVIALAANPVLSAPDGHRLDRALAGLDFMVSVDPYLNETSRHAHVVLPPPRPTQSAHYDFAFSTLAVRNTVRYSRPAVELADGRPGEPEIYARLVQILSGAAPDADPTAVDEQAIARLLARATADPFSPLHGGDPAELAARLGGRTGYERRLDLMLRLGPYGLTLDKVLAQPHGIDLGPLAPRIPEVLRTPSGRIELAPAPIAADVPRLLRSLTERAAGPVLIGRRHLRSNNSWMHNLPALSGGTNLCTLQVHPEDAARFGLTDGATALVKGDGGEIEAPVEVTDAVRPGVVSLPHGWGHDRGGTRLSTAGLHPGVNVNQLLDGSRLDPLSGTAVLNGFPVQVSALPDLPGLPASG; via the coding sequence ATGACCCGTACCGCCCTGCGTATCTGCCCGCTGTGCGAGGCCACCTGCGGTCTGACGCTCACCTTCGACGACGACACGGTCACGAGCGCCCGCGGCGACCGCGACGACGTGTTCAGCGCCGGCTTCATCTGCCCCAAGGGCGCGACCTTCGGCGCCCTCGACGCCGACCCCGACCGGCTGAGCCGCCCCCTGGTGCGCCGGGACGGCCGGCTCGTCGAGACGGGCTGGGCGGAGGCGTTCGCCGCCGTCGCCGCGGGACTCGGCGCGGTCACCGCCGCGCACGGACCGGACGCCGTCGGCGTCGTCCTCGGCAACCCCAACGTCCACACCGTCGCGGGCGGCCTCTACCCCGCGCAGCTCGTCGGCGCGCTGCGCAGCCGCAACATCTTCTCCGCCAGCACCCTGGACCAGATGCCCAAGCACGTCGCGTGCGGCTATCTCTTCGGCGACCCGAACGCGATCCCGGTGCCCGACCTGGACCGTACCGACCATCTGCTCATCATCGGCGCGAACCCGCTGGTCTCCAACGGCAGTCTGGCCACCGCCGCCGACTTCCCCGGCAAGCTCAAGGCGCTGCGGCGGCGGGGCGGGCGGATCACCGTCATCGACCCCAAGCGCACCCGCACCGCTGAGGCCGCCGACCGGCACGTCTCGCTGCGGCCGGGCACCGACGCGGCGCTGCTCTTCGCCGTCGTGCAGGTGCTGTTCGCCGAGGGCCTCACCGATCTCGGCGCGCTCGCGGACCAGGTGACCGGTGTGGAGGAGGTGCGCGCGCTCGCCGCCGCCTTCACCCCGGAGGCCGTCGAGGGCGTGTGTGAGGTGCCGGCCGCCGAGATCCGCGCCCTCGCCCGTGAACTGGCCGCCGCGCCCAGCGCCGCCGTCTACGGGCGGCTCGGCAGCACCGCCGTCGAGTTCGGCACCCTGTGCAGCTGGCTCGTGGACGTGCTCAACGTGCTGACCGGCAACCTCGACCGGCCCGGCGGCGCCATGTTCCCGCTCTCCCCGACCGCCCGGGCACCCCGGCCCGCCGCGCCCGGCAAGGGCTTCACCGTCGGCCGCTGGCACAGCCGGGTCTCCGGCCACCCCGAGGTGAAGAGCGAACTCCCCAGCGCCGCCCTCGCCGAGGAGATCGACACCCCCGGCGAAGGCCGCGTCCGGGCCGTCATCGCCCTCGCCGCCAACCCGGTGCTCTCCGCGCCCGACGGCCACCGCCTCGACCGGGCGCTGGCCGGGCTGGACTTCATGGTCAGCGTCGACCCGTACCTCAACGAGACCTCCCGGCACGCCCATGTCGTGCTGCCGCCGCCCCGGCCGACGCAGAGCGCGCACTACGACTTCGCCTTCTCCACGCTCGCCGTCCGCAACACCGTGCGCTACAGCCGCCCGGCCGTGGAACTGGCGGACGGCCGCCCCGGCGAGCCCGAGATCTACGCCCGGCTCGTCCAGATCCTGTCCGGCGCGGCGCCGGACGCGGACCCGACCGCCGTGGACGAACAGGCCATCGCCCGGCTGCTCGCCCGTGCCACCGCCGACCCGTTCTCGCCGCTGCACGGCGGCGACCCGGCCGAGCTGGCGGCCCGGCTCGGCGGCAGGACCGGATACGAGCGGCGGCTCGACCTCATGCTCCGCCTCGGCCCGTACGGCCTCACCCTCGACAAGGTCCTCGCCCAGCCGCACGGCATCGACCTCGGCCCGCTCGCCCCCCGCATCCCCGAGGTGCTCCGCACGCCGTCGGGCCGGATCGAGCTCGCGCCGGCGCCGATCGCCGCCGACGTGCCGCGGCTGCTGCGCAGCCTGACCGAACGGGCCGCGGGGCCCGTTCTCATCGGCCGCCGCCACCTGCGCTCCAACAACAGCTGGATGCACAACCTGCCCGCGCTCTCCGGCGGCACCAACCTGTGCACCCTCCAGGTCCACCCGGAGGACGCGGCCCGGTTCGGACTCACCGACGGGGCGACCGCCCTGGTCAAGGGCGACGGCGGCGAGATCGAGGCACCGGTCGAGGTCACCGACGCCGTACGCCCCGGCGTCGTCAGCCTGCCGCACGGCTGGGGCCACGACCGCGGCGGCACCCGGCTCAGCACCGCCGGACTGCACCCCGGCGTCAACGTCAACCAACTCCTGGACGGCAGCCGCCTCGACCCGCTGTCGGGCACGGCCGTCCTCAACGGCTTCCCGGTGCAGGTCTCGGCGCTGCCGGATCTGCCGGGTCTGCCGGCGAGCGGCTGA